A stretch of Brachyhypopomus gauderio isolate BG-103 chromosome 3, BGAUD_0.2, whole genome shotgun sequence DNA encodes these proteins:
- the LOC143509676 gene encoding uncharacterized protein LOC143509676, producing the protein MKVFSILSSMLPLLMISNVFSPVSSVSPVEVNLHDAATLPCSQTCSGLVTWTVIHNPRDILVQCDQTYCQSQEGFHMSHDQYLKGDLSLTIIDVDYTKRAWYTCKCNGVEICDVSVQIKTVNVHTHVYLRESLSMDVPISEPVEVILNRTGDTKPITVRLCEIRGRKIQCFPEYEKRVLFRSSLQLKEMKESDSGVYTIRDTRNDVVIGTYIVAVGVLPQEILNPTLRVKINDNATLPCNRTCSGLVTWTVYRKPDILAQCNQTLCQSKEGFHMSHDQYLKGDLSLTITDVDYTKRAWYTCESDGIRLCDWNLEVYASINNVHVLPGESLTIDVPVSEPVEVVFNKTDHDHPITVRLCEIDGRKIQCVSEYEKRVLFRSSLQLKEMNESDSGVYTIRDTKNDEVISTYTVTVGGRPDGPGRTTVEKVLAVVLPVLVVILVVVVVVKKKMMVVGVL; encoded by the exons TCTTTTCTCCAGTTTCATCAGTCAGTCCAGTAGAGGTCAATCTTCATGATGCTGCTACTCTCCCCTGCAGTCAGACGTGTTCTGGTCTGGTCACGTGGACTGTGATCCATAATCCACGTGACATTCTGGTTCAGTGTGACCAGACATACTGTCAGTCACAGGAGGGATTTCACATGTCCCATGATCAGTACCTGAAGGGAGatctctccctcaccatcaTTGATGTTGATTACACAAAGAGGGCCTGGTACACATGTAAATGCAATGGTGTAGAGATCTGTGATGTGAGTGTTCAGATTAAGA CTGTAAatgtccacacacacgtctATCTGAGAGAATCTCTCAGCATGGATGTACCCATCTCAGAGCCAGTGGAGGTGATTCTGAACAGGACTGGAGACACCAAACCAATCACTGTCAGATTGTGTGAGATTAGGGGACGTAAAATCCAGTGTTTCCCTGAGTATGAGAAGAGAGTGTTGTTCAGATCCAGTCTGCAGCTGAAGGAGATGAAGGAGTCTGATAGTGGTGTTTACACCATACGGGACACCAGGAATGATGTGGTCATTGGCACATACATAGTAGCAGTTGGTG TTCTACCTCAAGAGATACTGAATCCTACATTAAGAGTGAAGATTAATGACAATGCAACTCTTCCCTGCAATCGGACATGTTCTGGTCTGGTCACATGGACTGTGTATCGTAAACCTGACATTCTGGCTCAATGTAATCAAACATTGTGCCAGTCAAAAGAGGGATTTCACATGTCCCATGATCAGTACCTGAAGGGAGATCTCTCCCTCACTATCACTGATGTTGACTACACTAAGAGGGCCTGGTACACATGTGAGAGTGATGGTATAAGACTATGTGATTGGAATCTTGAAGTCTATG CTTCCATTAATAACGTTCATGTCCTTCCTGGAGAGTCTCTCACCATAGATGTACCTGTCTCAGAAccagtggaggtggtgtttAATAAGACTGATCATGACCATCCAATCACTGTCAGACTGTGTGAGATTGATGGACGTAAAAtccagtgtgtgtctgagtatgAGAAGAGAGTGTTGTTCAGATCCAGTCTGCAGCTGAAGGAGATGAATGAGTCTGATAGTGGTGTTTACACCATACGGGACACCAAGAATGATGAAGTCATTTCTACATACACAGTCACTGTTGGAG gAAGACCGGACGGACCTGGCAGAACTACTGTGGAGAAGGTGCTGGCAGTAGTACTACCAGTTTTAGTGGTaatactggtggtggtggtggtggtgaagaagaagatgatggtggtgggggtttTATGA